The following proteins are encoded in a genomic region of Triticum dicoccoides isolate Atlit2015 ecotype Zavitan chromosome 1B, WEW_v2.0, whole genome shotgun sequence:
- the LOC119324527 gene encoding LEC14B homolog, whose amino-acid sequence MAAAGRLRGRRRALKEVEREPEPFTIEEEVSHLTRVRSEPCPGTRAAIHGARRKRDFSAFEMLSSRESGLSGGGGFCSADRAYAAGKHLPSEGPWCVEDMDSEAYVSQFSSDGSLLVAGFRGSRIRVYDADRGWKVHKNISCRSMRWTVSDIALSPDQRYLAYSSLSPIVHIVNVQNAGRESDANVTEIHEGLEFCDDDEYSFGIFSVKFSKDGREVVVGNNDCSIHVYDLGANKVSDRIRAHTSDVNTVTFADESGNLLYSGSDDNLCKVWDRRCLVREKPAGVLTGHLDGITCIDSRGDGRYLISNCKDQTIKLWDVRKMSATVKGRQPRLYDWDYRWMSFPSHARYYKHPNDLSLATYRGHSVLRTLIRCYFSPMHSTGQRYIYTGSSDDSVHIYDVVTGATVKKLSWHGSIIRDCTWHPYCPTLVSSSWDGYLARWEASGDNEDPSVLTCDEQRTSPYDQTYGLSFAL is encoded by the exons ATGGCAGCGGCAGGGAGACTGCGGGGACGGCGGCGGGCGCTCAAGGAGGTGGAGCGCGAGCCCGAGCCGTTCACCATCGAGGAGGAGGTGTCCCACCTCACCCGGGTTCGGTCGGAGCCGTGCCCCGGCACCCGCGCCGCCATCCATGGCGCCAGGCGGAAGAGGGACTTCTCGGCTTTCGAGATGCTGTCGTCGAGGGAGTCCGGCCTCTCGGGAGGCGGCGGGTTCTGTTCGGCCGACCGCGCCTACGCCGCCGGGAAGCACCTCCCGTCGGAAGGACCGTGGTGCGTGGAAGACATGGATAGCGAGGCCTATGTCTCGCAGTTCTCCAGCGATGGCTCGCTGCTCGTTGCCGGGTTTCGG GGAAGCCGCATCAGAGTTTACGATGCCGATAGAGGGTGGAAGGTTCATAAGAACATAAGCTGCAGAAGTATGAGGTGGACGGTTTCAGATATTGCTCTCTCCCCTGACCAGCGATACCTT GCCTATTCCAGTTTGTCGCCTATTGTTCACATTGTGAATGTGCAGAATGCTGGAAGAGAATCGGATGCTAATGTTACT GAAATTCACGAGGGTTTGGAATTCTGTGATGACGATGAATACTCTTTCGGGATATTCTCTGTGAAATTTTCAAAAGATGGTAGAGAAGTAGTTGTTGGGAACAATGATTGTTCAATACATGTCTATGATCTTGGAGCAAATAAAGTGTCTGACCGTATCCGTGCTCATACG TCTGATGTCAACACGGTCACCTTTGCGGATGAAAGTGGCAATTTGTTGTACTCTGGAAGTGATGATAATCTCTGTAAG GTCTGGGATAGGCGTTGCCTTGTAAGAGAGAAACCAGCAGGTGTTTTGACAGGTCACTTAGATGGGATTACATGTATTGATAGCCGTGGTGATGGGCGTTATCTAATCTCCAACTGCAAGGATCAGACTATCAAACTTTGGGACGTCAGAAAGATGTCCGCCACTGTAAAAGG ACGACAACCAAGATTATATGACTGGGACTACAGATGGATGTCGTTCCCATCACATGCTAGATATTATAAGCATCCAAATGATCTGTCTCTGGCAACATACAGGGGTCATTCAGTTCTGCGGACACTTATCCGCTGCTACTTCTCTCCAATGCACAG CACGGGCCAGAGGTACATATACACTGGATCAAGTGACGATTCAGTGCATATTTACGATGTG GTAACCGGGGCGACCGTGAAGAAGCTCTCGTGGCACGGTTCGATCATCAGAGACTGCACCTGGCATCCTTATTGTCCAACGCTCGTAAGCTCTTCCTGGGACGGCTATCTGGCCCGGTGGGAGGCATCAGGTGACAACGAGGACCCCTCGGTGCTCACGTGCGACGAGCAGAGGACTAGCCCTTACGACCAGACATACGGGCTCTCTTTTGCCCTGTAG